In the genome of Limanda limanda chromosome 15, fLimLim1.1, whole genome shotgun sequence, one region contains:
- the LOC133020562 gene encoding UMP-CMP kinase-like codes for MIGRLFAAVSQGLPSSLAPVSLVMKPKVVFVLGGPGAGKGTQCSNIVENYSYTHLSAGDLLRAERAREGSEFGQLIANHIKDGKIVPVEITINLLRKAMGETMEKEEKKFRFLIDGFPRNEDNLQGWNTVMDGKADVKFVLFFDCGNEVCIDRCLERGKNGGRTDDNRESLEKRFQTYLQSTRPIIELYEKQGKVHKVDASRSVDEVFADVKAILDKED; via the coding sequence ATGATCGGCCGTCTGTTCGCTGCTGTGTCTCAGGGACTTCCGAGCTCGTTGGCCCCGGTGTCGCTGGTGATGAAGCCGAAGGTTGTGTTCGTGCTGGGCGGGCCTGGCGCCGGCAAAGGGACCCAGTGCTCCAACATCGTGGAGAACTACAGCTACACTCATTTGTCAGCTGGGGACCTGCTGAGAGCAGAGCGAGCCAGAGAGGGGTCAGAGTTTGGACAGCTCATTGCCAACCACATCAAGGACGGTAAAATCGTCCCTGTGGAGATCACCATCAATTTGCTCAGGAAGGCGATGGGAGAGACcatggagaaagaggagaaaaagttCAGATTCCTCATCGATGGTTTCCCCCGCAATGAGGACAACCTCCAGGGGTGGAACACTGTCATGGATGGCAAAGCAGATGTCAAATTTGTGCTTTTCTTCGACTGCGGTAACGAGGTCTGCATCGACAGATGTCTAGAAAGAGGGAAGAACGGTGGACGCACAGACGACAACAGAGAAAGTCTGGAGAAAAGATTCCAAACCTACCTACAGTCCACTCGACCAATCATTGAACTGTATGAGAAGCAAGGCAAGGTGCACAAAGTAGACGCCTCTCGTTCCGTGGATGAGGTGTTCGCTGATGTGAAAGCCATCCTAGACAAAGAGGACTGA
- the LOC133020563 gene encoding nuclear envelope phosphatase-regulatory subunit 1-like → MNSSEQAEDLKAFERRLMEYVSCLQPATGRWRMLLLVVSVCTATGAWNWLTDPETQKVSFSSSLWNHPFFTISCITLIALFFAGIHRRVVAPSIIAARLRTVLAEYNMSCDDTGKLILKPRTNIQ, encoded by the coding sequence ATGAATTCCTCGGAACAGGCCGAAGACCTGAAGGCATTTGAAAGGAGACTGATGGAGTATGTCTCCTGTTTGCAACCGGCAACAGGCAGGTGGAGAATGCTTCTGCTagtggtgtctgtgtgtacggCTACTGGGGCGTGGAACTGGTTAACAGACCCCGAAACACAGAAGGTCTCGTTCTCTTCATCACTGTGGAATCATCCCTTCTTCACCATCAGCTGCATCACTCTCATAGCTCTCTTCTTTGCTGGGATACACAGACGAGTTGTGGCACCATCAATTATCGCTGCTCGATTACGGACAGTTTTAGCAGAATACAACATGTCCTGTGATGATACGGGGAAACTTATTCTCAAACCCCGAACAAACATCCAATAA